The DNA window TTGAAATAGAAATTTAAATactagatttaatttttaaaattcatgtgagattttcatttaacattttaatgaagatgtgtttaaattgtaaattttttatttatatgattaaaatgaaaatttttaacaaatatcatttaatttctAAGAGATTATGATTACTTTTAACCTGTAATAAGGCTGATTTAATGGCTTTAGGTTACCGAGGTGTAGGTAAGGGTTTATGGTCATGAATAGAACTGGGCTTAGTTCATTATCATAAATCAATGataattctatttatataaaaaaaaagaatatcaaTAATACAATTACGAAATTACTGAAAGAAATAAAAgtcaaataattatattcaagGTTTCGTACTTTTGTAGGAATAAACAATATTTCTCATAGTTTTCCAGGAACTGATTCACTTAGAAACAACTTGCTGCAAAATCAattagactttttttttaaatgaatatataaatttgGGGCTCATATATTCTTTTAAACAGATCCCGTTCAACATCAGGGTTAATACAATTTTCAAATGCACTTCTAGAAAGCAGGATATGTGCGACAGTGTGAGTTCCATGTACTGATAATGGAATTCAGCCGAGCCGCGTATAAGAATATAATAtctttgatgatgatgatgatggtgatgatcaTATTCATTGGTAGAAATGGAAACATGAAATATCACTCACACTCTCGCAGGAAACAGAGGAATGCGATTCTTTCAAGAACTGGAAGATGGAGACAtccacttatattttattttggggaAACAGATTTATGTTCAGATGCCACACATAGTGAAAAAACAACAAAGCCAGAATGGCCAAGTTGAAACCTCCTTTAACACTTCTTCCCATAATCTGAAAGCATTTGTTTGCCTCGTTAACACATGCATCCTGTTTTATTTCAAAAGACAAACAGGATTCGTTGCATTTTCTATGCatcaaaatatgttttttttacatTGTATTTTGGTATCTCGGAGCATCAATTTTGATCTCCAACTAGTCTTTAATTTCCATCCCAAGTCCGAATCTTAATCAATACATTATGAGTGGCTATAAGCTGGAGTTGTGATGCTTCCTTTCGCTTATTTTATTGGTAACTTTCATGGCTGACTACATGGCAAGTAATGCTCCCACTCTGCAAAGACCTAAAAAAACTGGGATTGACTTCCATTAGGATCCTCTTCTAGAACCTAGAGGAATCCAACATGGAGATGACTCAGGGGAGGATTTGGAGCTTGCTCATTCCACCGCAATGCTGATTCTGCTATTTATCATATTTATGGTTTGGTGTAtaatgaaatgtgatgaaaaGGGTTTTATATAACTCATATTCCTATAAAAAGTTAAATCTGATGCATAATAGCATTACTTTCTGATGCAGGTCTCTTTTTTTGTGTATAAAATAATTGAGAAACATTGTTCGATTATCAAAAGATGAAACTAATTTAAACAGAGTAAAAGGCAGTGATTGGAAGCACCAAAGATTGTCTCACTCCCACTTTTCTGCTCCAAAATAATGGAGGGGAAGAAAAGACTAAACAGCAAGAAgaatatttaatttcaagttaTTATTGCGCTTAATCGGTGCTCCAACTTGCAAAATTATTCCTACTTTCTTGTTTAAGTATCTGAGGATAACAGGTAATCAGATTCCACAAACGCCAATCCCTCCAGCGAATAATACATTCAGTATCACTGGAACATTTGCAAAGTTCACTTTCCAAGATTTTCACACCCTCAACCacgcttttcattttatttaaagtaTTCGTGTCCGACACATATTAGAACATGAGTAACAAGTTGAGCACATTTGTCACCATGGCCCAAACTTTAAAACTGTAATGAAAAGGGCTTGTGAATTTGGAAAAAGGAGTAATAACAAAGATGGTGAAAATGATACAAATCTCTACTGTTTCAATAAACACACTTTCCACTTTGGTCAGTCCTTTCCCAAAATCTTTTTGTGGTACAGAACATTGATTACTACTCCATTTGGTATTATTATAGATGCATTTCCTGCACTAAGCACAAGTTAACagaaagagtaaaaaaaaaaaaactgtaatTATCATTGCAGAAAGCAAGGGGATACATGGCCTGCACATTCATGGCAACCTTGGAAAGATATAAGCCTCATCTAATCATGTTTCTGACTCAGATCGGTTATGCAATTGTGTATTTCTTTACTGAAGCTGCCTTCAGTCAAGGGCTGAATCCACATATATATGTCACTTACCGATTTTGCCTATCTGCCTGCCTCATGTTTCCTTTTGCCTATTTTCTTGAGAGGTTTGTTATACCAACACTGGTTTAAACTGTGTTTATGAGACTGTAAATTCTACGGGTTCTTCTGTCTTGCAGAAATTCGAGGCCAAACCTTACGTTTCGACTGTTTTCGGAGTTCTTTTTGCTTTCTCTCATAGGGTAGAGTAAATTATAAACGTCCATCTACCTCTAGTTAATGCCAATTTGATTCAAAGAGTTTGAATTATAACGTTTGTTCCTTATTTTGTCCCTTTGATGATAAAAACAGAATCTGTTCATCCCTTAACCTGCACTTTGCAAGTTTGAAATACACTTCTCCGACATTCGTTGCAACTCTGTTCAACACTATTCCTTCCTGGACTTTTATAATTGCCGTCATACTCAGGTAGAGTGTAAAACTCTATATATGCACTGCCTCAGTGCCTCTTTCGTTAAACCTTTATAAATGAACAGTTTAAAAGAGATTTTCATAAACAATGTCCTTTACGTTTGCGGTGCAGGATGGAGGTTGTCAATGTAAAGAACCCTCGTGGGATGGCTAAAATCCTTGGAACCTTAATATCCCTTGCAGGGGTAACTACCATCACTTTGTACAAAGGGCCTGCAGTGCAAAGGTTGTCAGCTGCTATAGTTCACATAAACAGACATTCGGGTTCGGTTCATGAGAACTGGGTGAAAGGACCTATTCTGACAGTGGCGAGTTGCATAACATGGGCCATATGGTACATTCTGCAGGTAATCAATTAGTAGTAACTTCTAATGACGCCATGTACTAAAATGTTAGTGTACAAAATAACTAAGGAGTTGATCCCTGAAAATGTTTAGGCAATTACTTTGAAGAAATATCCAACACAAGTGTCACTAGCAGCATGGATGAACGGTATCGGGGGAGCACAATCGGCAGTCTTTGCAGTGTGCTTACAGCACAAGGCATCAGCATGGTCAATCAAAATGTTCAGTGTTAATTTCTGGTCCATTACATATTCTGTAAGTAATTCCATGGCTCTCAAAACCAGTTTAAATCCATTCATTCACAATTCATGTCCTAAGCCTGGTAGGATGAAAACTAAAAATTCCAGGGAATATGCTCTGCTGTTTTTGTCTGCCTTCAAATTTGGTGCATGAAAGAGAAAGGACCGGTGTTTGTCGCCATGTTTAACTCTCTTCAAACAGTTATGGTGGTGGTTCTAGCATATCTAGTTCTTGGTGAAAGACTATACACAGGCAGGTAAAATGTAAAactcaattttacaatttaaacttgcaaaaagaaatataaacaaCACCTCTTTACTTTTACTTGATCATTCAGCATTATAGGTGGATTCCTCGTTATCATTGGCCTATACTTCCTGTTGTGGGGCAAGGACAGAGAGCAGTCTTACAACAAGAGCCAAGAATCACATTGTAATGAGATAATGGTATCTGACAAGGAGGAGATGGCTTCAGTGGAAAAAGATGAACCGTGAAGGAAACATAAAATGGCTTCGGACAAAAGAGGATGGCATGCCATAGCAAATGAATTTGACTTACTTTTAGTAGCTTGCAGGAGAAGTAAATTAAGCCCAGAGAGCACTGTCAAGTATTAAAAAGAACAACttatatctatgtttgtttataatttaatgtgGAATTTGCATTGTTGTAATCAAACATGATGATCAAGGTCAAATACACTTCTACAATCCAAAGCCTgtgtcttttcttttttttgttttttgtttttgttttggacTCATAACTAAACAAAGAGTCCATTAAAGATTGCACCCAAAAACAAGTTGTCCCTTGCCCTTTGGAATCCTTAAGGAACCAACATGGAGGTGGGTTCAAGGGAGATTTCTACAGAACCTGTGCTTTTAGTGGATTGGTATTAAGAATAAGAGAATCTTATAATCTGGAACTTTCTTATCCAAGACTATCTCACTTTCTAATttatacaaattaaaatatatggcCTGGTGTTTGAAACATGTGAGTGAAACCACATCTTGATTACAGTCACAAAAATCAGATTTTTCACACCCTAAATCTGATGGCTTCGAGAAGAAGATGTGTAAAGTTGAAATTATTTGTTTGACGTAGTATAATCCGCCAATTAACAGTCTTCTAGTGGATTAGAGTTTGGTGTAAAATATCCGCCGTAGAAGTAATTAAAGACTTTATTTCAGGGTATTATGCTATTTAAGAAAATAGTATGACAAGCGAAGAGTGAGCCTGGTGAGAATTACTGCCAAATGTATAATAGGTCCAGTTTGCCTGAGCACTGTGCTAATTGGGTTTTATAATGTGATCTGATTAGGAGCCAACTGACTTGACTAGTCAAATAGCATATATACAGGATCGAAGACAAGCTGGTTTTTGAATTATTCAGTAGGTGTTCCACCTCATGGTAAATCTGATAGCTCTACATGTtaagtttttaaaagaataatgctATTAAGAAGCGTTTAAACAAAATGATATGAATAAGAGACCCTACATGGGGGGTCGTGTAATACCCTTAATCTGAattcgtcgccggaacagggttacaaagcattaccggagtttataaATCAAATAGATATGAAATGTTTTATATATCATTCATgttaaaaaccaatcaaaatcatacatattgttccttatatgagccatcgagactcaaaatacacattagaaacaaatcaggactaaataggaaactcagaaaatttttcgaaaacatttaatattttcaacactgtaggggtcacatggctgtgtgactcacacggtcaagagaaaTGTCCGTGTCTAAGGtcttgtaactcactgacttgcattcTTTAAAAGATACAAAGGACACATGGCCgagtcacttggccgtgtgtcacacacggttgagacacacgcccgtgtctctgcccatgtggatgaAAACAGGCTATTTtataagccatttttctcactcaACAAGACATGTATCTACAACTATCATCATACATATAAACAAGTCATATTATAGCATCCAAAACAAGTAAAAATCAAGCcttaaatatataatatctttACATACAATCAATATTCCTTCAGGCACCTCAGATGACAGATTATAACTTGTGTGTTCATGTATTCAGTGTATTCATATGTATAACTAACttatatgcataattgtacccAAGGTTTACTAAGCTAATTTACATTATTTCAAACCAAGTCGCTTacctaccaaaacataccaaaacacatgCATATAAATGCACATTTAGCTAACATTTTACCTTTCACTATACAACCATAAATCAACCCACACATCAACCATATAAGGCAAATATGCACAAACCAAAATGTGCCAAAACACAAACCAAACAAGTGGCTAATATTAACAAAACTCATAAAGGCcaacattaaccaaaatacctatacgtgccattataaccaaaatcaaaacatttaaaagtaccaatagaatcgatggatagtgtgatatagctccgacaaaattccaacccgatcgagcttccaataatctgaaaagcaaataaaaacaattacataagcaatgaatgcttagtatgctcgtataaactttaatcatatcaa is part of the Gossypium hirsutum isolate 1008001.06 chromosome D11, Gossypium_hirsutum_v2.1, whole genome shotgun sequence genome and encodes:
- the LOC107923700 gene encoding protein WALLS ARE THIN 1 isoform X1; translated protein: MACTFMATLERYKPHLIMFLTQIGYAIVYFFTEAAFSQGLNPHIYVTYRFCLSACLMFPFAYFLERNSRPNLTFRLFSEFFLLSLIGICSSLNLHFASLKYTSPTFVATLFNTIPSWTFIIAVILRMEVVNVKNPRGMAKILGTLISLAGVTTITLYKGPAVQRLSAAIVHINRHSGSVHENWVKGPILTVASCITWAIWYILQAITLKKYPTQVSLAAWMNGIGGAQSAVFAVCLQHKASAWSIKMFSVNFWSITYSGICSAVFVCLQIWCMKEKGPVFVAMFNSLQTVMVVVLAYLVLGERLYTGSIIGGFLVIIGLYFLLWGKDREQSYNKSQESHCNEIMVSDKEEMASVEKDEP
- the LOC107923700 gene encoding WAT1-related protein At4g08300 isoform X2, with product MACTFMATLERYKPHLIMFLTQIGYAIVYFFTEAAFSQGLNPHIYVTYRFCLSACLMFPFAYFLERNSRPNLTFRLFSEFFLLSLIGICSSLNLHFASLKYTSPTFVATLFNTIPSWTFIIAVILRMEVVNVKNPRGMAKILGTLISLAGVTTITLYKGPAVQRLSAAIVHINRHSGSVHENWVKGPILTVASCITWAIWYILQAITLKKYPTQVSLAAWMNGIGGAQSAVFAVCLQHKASAWSIKMFSVNFWSITYSGICSAVFVCLQIWCMKEKGPVFVAMFNSLQTVMVVVLAYLVLGERLYTGRWIPRYHWPILPVVGQGQRAVLQQEPRITL